TCAGCATAGAAGATTTGGAACTGGTCCTCATGGGTGTGACCGAAGAACACGCCAGCTATAGTGAAGGGAGAAAACCTCTCGATAATCTGGCCGAAAACGGCCGTAGGTCCTGGAAGAGCATTACTTGTGTCACCACCAGTGGGAACATGGGCAACGATCCAAACACGCTGGCCCTTCTGTTCACTAGCCACCAACTCATCGACTAAGAACTTAAACACACCAGATTCATCGGGCTGCGTTGTGTTCCAGTAGTTGTAGTAATTAGCAGTGTACCAGAAATTAGAGTTGAGAGAAATGACACGCAGACCACGATTAGTAGTTGTGGCATAGGCGGCATAGTTAGTACGGATTTGATCACCGACTTCAGAGCTCACCCAACCAAATCTGTCAGCCCACAGATCGCCTGCAAGATCTGTATTCCACTCAAATTTGTTGGCAAATCCAGAAGAGTTCTGTGCGATTTGTCCGTACGGAAATGAATCGTGATTTCCAAGAGTGGCATAAACAGGAATTCCTTTCAAATTGTTTTTGAGTGCATAATATATCTCTTCCTCACTTTCGATGGTGTAACTCAACGACAAATATTGATCATCGTCATGATCAACCATGTCACCAGTGAAGATTGCGAACTCAAAAGAGAAATTTGATGACAAATTTCCAATTGTTTGTAAAGAATTATCCAATAAAACGGGTGGAACATCACAGTAATATCCACCCCAGGTTCCAGCTGGTTCAAGTACAGTACCATTGGGAGCATCTTCATTATAATTATGAGAGGTACAACACATGTATTGTGAACAGTTAGCTTCTGATCCGACCTGATAGGTTAATTGAACGTGGAGATCAGAAACATGAATAACATTAAATGTTTCGTTAGAAGGGGTAGGTAGAGTCAGGTTTGTGGGCTTTTCAGGCCACCAGGAGCTCAAGTCGAATTTGGGTGTCTCAGGCAATGGACATGCTCCATTTAATTGATAGTAACAAATGTATTCACCATCGAGGCCTGCAGCATCAATCAATTGTAATACATTGGTTATATCAGAGCCACTAGTACCTTCCGTCGTGGAGTACTTGCCGAAGGCAACATCACAAGGATCAAAGGTTGAGTACTTCTCCTTGGTGCATAATTCTGTCAAAATATCAGGAACAATGTCGGGGTACGTCAATGCAAGGAACTTGCCGACTTCCAGTCCTGCAAGGCACTTGGTACAATTGGAGCTAAATGTAGTGCTCTCAATAATATTCTCCACTTGCTTTACAGCCTGGGAAATGATGACATCTCTGGATGGCGTGCTTCCATCTGATGGCCAAGTGCTGTTAGTGGCCAACACTTGGCTAACCAGTAAGGTAGCTGTACCTAAAACTAACTTGGTAAACGCAACCATGTCAAATGTCAACGTTGCTGATCAGGGGTTATTGTCTCACATTTTTGCGGGTTGCAActtaatatttatactgaCTAAATAGAATCCCAATTATAcagaccaaaaaaattatataagTCATAAAAAGAACCACTGTCCAATAAACATATCCACCCCAGGCACGAGCAATCTTCACAAGGACTCAATTATTTCTACAGAGATCGCACGCTCTCTGCGGAACATGATACTCTTTAAAGTTTATTCTTCAGTAGGAAAAGATTTACAATTTTGACTACAGTCAAGCCTCTGTTCAAAGTCATGGTACCAATAAACCAATAGATCGAGCCACGAGAAAAGATCGGCACAGTGCCGTTCAACGGTCCAAGAGTCTTGAAATATTAAATACCAAGCATTGAAAAAAAGCACTATGAAACAATCGGATGGACCTGATTCTAGAACTACTGAAGCACATGGCGGTTCAAAACGGTTTCTTTATATGGTCTAGCCGGAAAACGTGACCATCCATCCTGTTTGTGTGGCTATACTTCCAATCAGATCAAAATTCCTCTCTGCACTCATCTCTATGGACTGCTTTTAACAGACTTGTCTCTAGACTCCTGATATTTCTGTCCGGTACCAGTTATTACACTGAGTTCATTTAACATTGCCCCGAATCTCTTTACCCCCACGCGAATGCATGTACTAGTTGACTAGGCTGcattatcttatctttagaTAAGTCTGTTCGTATTTATATCCTTGACAATTATCATGcaattatatttatatatatataattatatacATGTATATTTTAAACTGAATCGGAAGTAAGAAATGGGCAAACTTTCGTAATAATGTTGTGAAATTGTCTTTAAATTATTACTTTCGTAACTCACGCTTACGTGACACTGGAAAAAAGGCAGTTCATGTGGGGAACGTCAGAAACAATTGGGAGCGTACCAGCAGATGTATCATTTTGACGTCCTATTACGTAATTGACAAGACCACTATAAAAGCACCGTCAATTGCTATTTCGTTCTTGGTTCAATTGTTATCTAACAAAAAACCTTCgttcaaataaaaatgggATCTCACAAGCTTGCAATTCTTGACGATTATCAAAATGTCGCACAGTCATTTGGAAATTGGGAACAAGTTCGAGCTGCAGGTATCGAAATAACCAGTTTCAACGACTACATCCCTCAGTCCGATTTAGTTACCAAATTGGCCCCGTTTTCAATTGTTGTTACAACTCGCGAAAGAACAGTCTTATCTCGTGAAACATTGTCCAAACTGCCAAATCTCAAATTGATCACTACGAATGGTAATAGAAACCCTGCAATTGATACAAAGGCTGCCAAAGAACTGGGAATAATTGTTGCTACTACTGGCGGTCCCAAATTGTCACCACCCAAAAAAGAGTATGAGGGCCAGGGTGGCAATGGGACCGGTGAGCATATATGGGCTATTATCTCGAGTGTTGTAAAAAAGATTCCTGCCTATGACAGGGGAGTTAAGGCGGGAGCTCCAAGATGGCAATCAGTAGGAACGAATGTGTCACAAGACCTGCCCTTTCATTTTAGAGGAAGCACCATTGGTCTGATTGGTCTTGGTCACCTAGGTGGGTTTACGGCAGAAGTCGCTAGAGTATTTGGTGCCAAAGTTATTGCTTGGTCTCCTCATCTAACAGAAGAACGATTGACACCAGCTCAAAAAGAGTATATAAAAGTTGTGTCAAAGGAAGAATTGCTAAAGACAGCTGATATTGTATCAGTCCATTTAGTCTTATCATCTACAACACGTGGAATTATAGGTGAGGACGATTTGAAGTTACTTAAGCCTACAGCTTTTTTGATAAATACCTCTCGTGGACCTCTCATTCAGGAAGCTCCGCTACTTAAGATTCTCCAGGAAGGTAAAATTAGGGGTGGTGCCTTTGATGTTTTTGACCAAGAACCACTTCCGTTGGATAGTCCGTGGAGAAAGTTAGGCGATAATGTCGTTTTAACTCCACATATTGCTTATGTGGAAGCGCCGACCTATGAAGGCTGGTTTGCTAGTGCATCGGACAATGTCCTTCTTTGGTCACAGGGCAAGGTTGACCAATTGAATATTCTTCAGTAAACATTGATATAGCC
The Sugiyamaella lignohabitans strain CBS 10342 chromosome A, complete sequence genome window above contains:
- the FDH1 gene encoding formate dehydrogenase (NAD+) (NAD(+)-dependent formate dehydrogenase; may protect cells from exogenous formate; GO_component: GO:0005737 - cytoplasm [Evidence IEA,IEA]; GO_component: GO:0005829 - cytosol [Evidence IDA] [PMID 11921099]; GO_function: GO:0051287 - NAD binding [Evidence IEA]; GO_function: GO:0048037 - cofactor binding [Evidence IEA]; GO_function: GO:0008863 - formate dehydrogenase (NAD+) activity [Evidence IEA]; GO_function: GO:0008863 - formate dehydrogenase (NAD+) activity [Evidence IGI,ISS] [PMID 11921099]; GO_function: GO:0008863 - formate dehydrogenase (NAD+) activity [Evidence IDA] [PMID 21246355]; GO_function: GO:0016491 - oxidoreductase activity [Evidence IEA]; GO_function: GO:0016616 - oxidoreductase activity, acting on the CH-OH group of donors, NAD or NADP as acceptor [Evidence IEA]; GO_process: GO:0042183 - formate catabolic process [Evidence IGI] [PMID 11921099]; GO_process: GO:0042183 - formate catabolic process [Evidence IGI] [PMID 19564482]; GO_process: GO:0008152 - metabolic process [Evidence IEA]; GO_process: GO:0055114 - oxidation-reduction process [Evidence IEA,IEA]) yields the protein MGSHKLAILDDYQNVAQSFGNWEQVRAAGIEITSFNDYIPQSDLVTKLAPFSIVVTTRERTVLSRETLSKLPNLKLITTNGNRNPAIDTKAAKELGIIVATTGGPKLSPPKKEYEGQGGNGTGEHIWAIISSVVKKIPAYDRGVKAGAPRWQSVGTNVSQDLPFHFRGSTIGLIGLGHLGGFTAEVARVFGAKVIAWSPHLTEERLTPAQKEYIKVVSKEELLKTADIVSVHLVLSSTTRGIIGEDDLKLLKPTAFLINTSRGPLIQEAPLLKILQEGKIRGGAFDVFDQEPLPLDSPWRKLGDNVVLTPHIAYVEAPTYEGWFASASDNVLLWSQGKVDQLNILQ